From one Mesoplodon densirostris isolate mMesDen1 chromosome 19, mMesDen1 primary haplotype, whole genome shotgun sequence genomic stretch:
- the TPPP3 gene encoding tubulin polymerization-promoting protein family member 3 isoform X2, with protein sequence MATSTDVAGLEESFRKFAIHGDPKASGHEMNGKNWAKLCKDCKVADGKAVTGTDVDIVFSKVKGKSARVINYEEFKKALEELAPKRFKGKSKEEAFDAICQLVAGKEPANVGVTKAKTGGAVERLTDTSKYTGSHKERFDQSGKGKGIAGRQDILDDSGYVSAYKNAGTYDAKVKK encoded by the exons ATGGCAACGAGCACAGATGTGGCTGGGCTGGAGGAAAGCTTCCGCAAGTTTGCCATCCATGGTGATCCCAAGGCCAGTGGGCACGAGATGAATGGCAAGAACTGGGCCAAGCTGTGCAAGGACTGCAAGGTGGCTGACGGAAAGGCTGTGACAGGGACCGATGTCGACATCGTCTTCTCCAAAGTCAA GGGGAAGTCTGCCCGGGTCATCAACTATGAGGAGTTCAAGAAGGCCCTAGAAGAGCTGGCACCCAAGCGATTCAAGGGGAAGAGCAAGGAGGAGGCCTTTGATGCCATCTGCCAGCTGGTGGCAGGCAAGGAACCAGCCAATGTGGGTGTTACT aaagcaaaaacagGGGGTGCTGTGGAACGGCTGACTGACACCAGCAAGTACACGGGCTCCCACAAGGAACGCTTCGATCAGAGTGGCAAGGGCAAGGGCATTGCTGGGCGGCAGGACATCCTGGATGACAGTGGCTATGTGAGTGCCTACAAGAATGCAGGTACCTATGATGCCAAGGTGAAGAAGTGA